A segment of the Lolium perenne isolate Kyuss_39 chromosome 3, Kyuss_2.0, whole genome shotgun sequence genome:
ctcctcctcattatataggtggaaatccccaagagttgtagtccaagtcttcgaataagaccccaacaacaaaaccacccataggtgggaaacctactcaaggggggagtcctacccaaggtgggactcccacctttcccttaggtgagtggccggccacctatggtggagtccacctgggactccaccccttagggtttggctggtcatgcaaggtggagtccctccgggactccaccttccatagtgcctttcttccggacttttctagaaccttctagaaccttccataaatgcaccgcatCATTTTGAGACatgtaaaatgacttcctatatatgaatcttattctccggaccattccggaactcctcgtgatgtcctggatcccatccgagacttcgaacaaaacttcgaactccattccatatttcatatctactcaaacgacatcaaaccttaagtgtgtcaccctacggttcgcaaactatgcggacatggttgagacttctctccgaccaataaccaatagcgggatctggagatccataatggctcccacatattcaacgatgacttagtgatcgaatgaaccatttacatacgctaccgattccctttgtcacgcgatattttacttgtccgaggtttgatcatcggtatctctataccttgttcaacctcgtctcctgacaagtactctttactcgtaccgtggtatgtggtctctttatgaaccattcatatgcttgcaagctatttagacgacattccaccgagagggcccagagtatatctatccgtcatcgggatggacaaatcccactgttgatccatatgcctcaactcatactttccggatacttaatcccacctttataaccacccatttacgcagtggcgtttgatgtaatcaaactacctttccggtataagtgatttacatgatctcatggccgaaaggactaggtaactatgtatcgaaaagcttatagcaaataacttaatgacgtgatcttatgctacgcttaattgggtgtgtccattacatcattcacataatgacataactttgttattaataacatccaatgttcatgatcatgaaactacgatcatctattaatcaacaagctagttatacaagaggcttactagggactccttgttgttcacataacacacatgtatcaatgtttctgttaatacaattatagcatggtttgtaaacattatcataaacatgaagatatattataataaccattttattattgcctcttgggcatattgtAAAACCCCGAATATTTAGAACGTTAAGTACTCTGGATAAAACTAGCTTAGAAAAAAATACGGACCAGGAAACTTTGTTTCTACTTAAGAGAGATTTATATTTTGTTTGGTTTAACCATACTACTGGTGAGATCACACTGGCTTGGGAGCAGTATGGATCGAACCACAGTTATGGTGATAACCATATATGTGTGAACTATTGAGTGTCATGCTTGCATGCATTTCATAATGCGAAAGAAATTGATCTCAAGTATTCCGGAAACAATTCGATAAGAAACAAATAAACAGGGTACAAGATTAATAAGAAAATGCCACTAGTTAATTAAAGTTGTCGGATACATGTCTCTTACAATGTTCGAGTCATTCGGGCAGAGAAAATGTTAGTTCGGTCATCATAGATGAGTGTGCATTTTTTTTGTAGAACAATGATTTTGAGGAAAGCTATTCTCCTGATTCCTGTAAGTGATTCCATCGGTAAAATCATGCCTAACTCGCAAGAATAGTCGCGAGCGCAAACGGACACAGAAAGTGGAACCAATATAATTTAATTTTGCAGAATTATGTAAAATGATTATTTTGTAAGAAATAATTGAACTTCCTAGTAAACTTATGTTGTTATCAATACATATTCCAGCAGTGAGTATAGTGTTTTTTTTAGATACCAGGCAACACTGCCCGACTTTAACTTAATAAAGCCACACTGTAACAAGGTTAAGATTACACACTGCTGGGCTTTACAGCTTGGCCGCCAATAAGTTCAGGAAATAACAGCGAGACACTAGCAACAGACTTGACACAGATAAGATAGCATGATAGCAAGAAAAGGTTCTCGCACGCCCGGACTCGTCCCGAGCCCCGCCCTACTTCTTCAGACCGCCGGTGGCTTGAGCTGCACGTACAGCTCCCTTAGCTCGCGTGCCATCCAGCTTAGCCCCTCCTTTTCTCTTGCCTTGGCCTTTAGGCTCCACAGCTGCAAGAAGATGATAATTTTGTAAAGAATGTCAGCTGGGTTAGAAATAAGTTTCTTTTCAATCGCAAGTTTGTTGCGCACATTCCACAAAGCCCAAGACTGAGCTAAGAAAAACACCCACAGCAACCTCCTAGGGTAACCCGAAAAACTAGAGAGGATAGCGTGAAACTGCGCAAAATTGGCCGGGCACCAGTTGCACCCTAGCAACTGGCGCAAGGCCGACCAAGAAAACGTCGCCAGAGAGCAGGCGAAGAAAATGTGACTTGCGTCTTCCGGCGCGCCACACAGGGCACAAAGGCCATTGGAAGGTCCGTGTCTGGTCAGTATTTGTTGGCCCGTCGGCAGCTTGTCAAGCGCCAGTTGCCACGAGAATATCTTAATTTTGAGAGGGAGCTTGGCTTCCCACATGTCTTTAGCATGGGCAACAGTCGTGCCCCGAGAGAGTTGGGCGTACATGGATTTGACTGTGTAGGAACCGGAAGGGTCAAGGTGCCAGGACACTAAGTCTTGGCCCGAACTAAGATGCACAGGGGTTAGCATCCCTTGCAGCTCCCCCCAAAGACGCAAACCTTCCTGATCCAGGGATCTCCGGAAGCGGATGTGCAGCTCATCATGGTGAAGGGCATTTGCTACCGAGATGTCAGGGTTATCACAGATGGCAAAGAGCAAAGGGAATGAATCCATGATGGGGCCCCTCCCAATCCACCAATCCTTCCGGAAATTGGTGCGGATACCATTCCTGACCTCATGTTTTGCACCAACTTTAAACAGATGTTTGATTTTATGCAGGCTtttccagaagggggagccaccgTGGCCTGAACCCGAGAACAAGTCAGAAGCGTCACCGTATTTAGCACGGATGATTCGAGCCCAGATCGTGTCTACATCCTGGTAGAGCCTCCAAATCCACTTGAGAAGAAGAGCTAAGTTCATTTTCGTGGTGTTTAGCAGGCCTAGGCCCCCAACCTCTTTAGGACGGCAAACCGCCGGCCAATTCACCAGGTGATATTTCCTCTTTGGGTCAGCTCCTTCCCAAAAGAACTTGGACCGATGCGAGTCAAACCTGGCATGTATCCCATCATGCAGAAGAAACAATCCCATCGCAAAAATTGGAAGATTGTCAAGGCAGGAGTTGGAAAGGATGAGCCTCCCCCCCGAGGACAGCAGTCTACCCACCCAGGGCTCAATCTTATCAGCAAGCTTCCTAACCAAGAACAGCCATTGCTCAAGCGTAAGTTTCCTGTCCGAAATTGGCAGCCCTAAGTAGATAAACGGGAAGCTGCCGAGCTTGCAGTTCAGCTTGTTGGCTATGCTGTTTCTCTCACTGGCACGCTGCCCCAGGACAAACACTTCACTTTTGTGGTAGTTGATTTTGAGCCCGGACATATCTTCGAAGCACATCAGGAGGAACTTAAGGTTCGCGATATCCTCGTCCGAACCCTGGATGAGGATAAGCGTGTCGTCGGCATATTGCAGGTGCGTGATACCTCCTGGCAGCAAGTGAGGAACTAACCCATGGATGTGGCCTGCCGACGCCGCGGCAGATAAGATCCCAGAGAGCACTTCTCCGATAAAATTGAAGAGCAGTGGGGAAAGTGGATCTCCCTGACGAACCCCTCTCTTATTCCTAAAAAACGGACCCACCTCACCGTTAATAGAGATCACAGTTTGCCCCCCGGAGACAAGCTGCAGAATCCTGTGGATGTACCCTGCGTCAAAGCCTTTGCAGCGGAGAActtcccccaggaagtcccagttcACCCTGTCATACGCTTTTTCAAAGTCTAGCTTGAGAAGCACCCCGCTGTGCTTCCTTTTCCGGATGTCATGAATGATCTCCAAGAGAGCAAGAGGGCCATCAAGGATATTTCTTCCCTTAATGAAGGCTGTTTGGTTCGGGGAAATGATTCTGTGGGCGATAGGGTCAAGCTTGGAGGCATACGCTTTGGAGATGATCTTGAAGATAACATTGATCAGGGCAATCGGTCGGTACTGAGAGATTTGTTCCGCCCCAGGAACTTTCGGGATGAGCGACAGGATGCCAAAGTTAAGCCTGGAAATGTCAATGCACCCCAGCACAAAGTCATTGAGGATGTGCAGGATGCCATGTTTGGTCTGAGGCCAGAAGCGCTTGAAGAAAGCCACGGGGAAGCCATCCGGTCCCGGAGCGGTGTCGGTTTTCATCTCTTTGATAATGACCTAGAGTTCAGATTCAGAGAAGGTGCGAACCAAGTCCCCATTTTCCTCCTCTGACACACGCGCTTCCTCACCCCAGGAGGAAGGCGCCAGCCCACAAACCCTTGGAGCTGAGGAACCAAGCAGGTCCCTATAGAACTCGTATATGTGTTTTTGGATCAGTTTAGGTTCCGAGATAGTTCCGTTGTCCGTTCGAAGCTTAGAGATATTGCATTTTCTTCTTCTCCCATTGGCTACCGCATGAAAATAGGCCGTGTTTGCATCACCCTGCAACGCCCACCTCACTCTGCCGCGCTGTCGCCAGTGCTCCTCCTCCATTCTGTATATATGTAGCAGCTGCTCCTCCAGGTGGTATCTCGAGGTACAGGCATCCTCGTCAAGACCTGTGGCGTCGGCCAGCACATCAAGTTCGGCGATCCTGGTCAGCAAAGCGGCTTTCTCAGCCTTGGTATCCCTTCCAAGGTTCTGACTCCAACCCCTAAGCAACTGCCTAAGGCCAGAGGACATGAAGTTCCACCAATCAATGATGTCGCGGCCACCCACCTTGGTCAACAATCTCTCCCAAGATTGCTGGACCAAGGGGATAAACTCCTGGCGCTCAAACCAGCTTGTTTCGAAGAAAAATCTGTTGGAGCGCACTGGGAAACCCTCTCCAGTGTCGAAGACAAGCGGCGTATGATCGGACCCCAGGCTGGTCTCAGCAGACAGGGAACACAGAGGAAAAATTGCTTCAAAAGAGGCAGAAACGAACACGCGGTCAAGAGCAGACCGGACCGGATTGAGTTGATGGTTAGACCAAGTAAACCGTGCTCCCGTGCGCGGAATCTCCCTCAGAGCCCAGGACGCAATGGTGTTGTTGAACAAGTCAATCAGTGGCCAGTTAAGGTTGGCATTGCTCTTATCCTCAGCAGCTCTGATTAGGTTAAAGTCACCTCCCATGAGGATGGGCAGAGTGCACCTAGCAATCTTGCCCGAAATCTCGTCCAGGAACCCCCTGGAACGAGCGTGGTCTGCAGGCCCATAAATCCCAATAACCTCCAGCTTCTTGTTGGATACCCGATGAAGGACAGATAAACTAAGGAAGAGTTGACCCCTGTCCATTCTTCCCACTTCGAACAAGCTGTCCCTAACTCCCAGTAGCATGCCCCCCGAGTGGCCGTTAGCTGGAAGCCAAGACCAGAAGAATTTCTCGCCCACCTCTAGACTTGTAAGCTCGGCGTCCGTGAAGTCCTGTTTGATGGTTTCTTGCAGGAGAACTAAGTCAATACGATGCAACCTGAGGTATTCTTTTAGCAGGGTTCGCCTCCCCCGACGGCCGAACCCTCTAATGTTCCAGAACAGAGCTCTCATTGGGACACTCTGCTCAAAGCCCGTGCTTGGCGGGTGACAGGTCTGTGACCCACTGGCGTGGGCCTGCGAGCAGCTCGTCGCTTAGAGACAGTAGACTTCTTGGCTTTGCCCGAGCCCGACAGAGGATCCCCCACTGAACCCTTGAGAGCAGGACTGCCGGCGTCCGAGGGTGGCTCCCCCTTGGAGCCAGCCTCTGGGCCCCCGCCAGTAGAGTCTGGATGCAGCTCGCCTCGAGCTGCCTCTTCCTTAGTCTTGGCCTCTTCTTCTTCAAGTCTTCGCCTAGCTGCCAAGAGCTCCGCTTGTGCGCGTTCACGCGCCTGGAGAAGAGCCACCGCTTGCGCCGGTGACCCTTCTGTGGATTTGAACAGAATACAGCTATCCTTGGCCACCTTGAGCAGGTGGGCCAAGGAGGAATCTTGAAAAGCAACAAAGTCGGCAAGGGAGGGGGAAGTACCTGGGGCGGGGGTGGACGATGAAGGGGTAGCCGTGTCGATGACGCTCTTGGAGAGGTTGTTCTTGTCCGCCGTGGCGCGAATGGCCCGCTCCAGGACCGGTCCATCAGTAGCTCCTTTGGAACGCGCACTCTTGCGCAAAGCCTCCGCCGGGGAAGCCTTAGAGCGAGGGCCTCGAGCCACCGGTGCCCCAAGCGCCGGAATGGGAGCGTCCAGGAGGAGTAGCTGTCCCTCCGCGGAGTTGGCGTCGCATATGGCCGGGGCCTGGTGGAGATCAAGTGCCGGGGGAGGGGAGGTGTTAGTAGCAGCAGCAGCCGCCTCCAGCATGAGCTTCCGGGAGGGGCGATCATGGTTCAGCTTGCTCCTCTGTTCGCTGTTGCGCAAGTATTCCTGGTCCGAGGCACCCTGTGACGGGCTGGACCACCCCACCTCCTCACGTTCCTCCAAGGAAAGGTTCAAGGCTTTGCCAGGTGTAGGCGAGACGCGGCCGGCCGGAGTGGGGTCTTCAGAGAGATCCTCACAGAGGGAATCGATGCTGAGAGCGCCATCAGGAGAATGGGAACCAGCTGCGGTTGCCGGCAAAGCGGATTTGATGATTTGTGCCACCAGCGGGAAGATATTGCCTGTGGGGGTCAAGTTGGACCCGTACTGACTACGGGCCGAGGCTGGAATCTGGAGGTTGGGGTCCGAAGCGTTGAGCGGGAGGCAGGCCGACGGCGAGGCAGGGGAGGAACCCAAGGGCACAGACTTACGGGGGCCCCCGCCCGCACCCGGAGCAGACGCCGAGCCGCGCGAATCCTTGTGACTGTGTTTACCCCTCCGCCCGTCCCAGCGATCCTCGTCGGTCTCCTCAAAGTCCTCATCCTTGTCTTCAGCCCCATCTCCAGGGGGGAATTTCGGCAGGTCGTGCGGCGGCGAGTCTTGGACTGACTGAGCTTCTCGAATAACTTGGATGCGGTAGCCTTGCATGTTGACGAAGAGGGTGATGTGATCGGGCAGCAGCTCCCCTTTGCGGCAGCCGAAGGACATACGGACAGGCGCATCCGGGTGCGCCAGCGAGGCCACCTCCACCCCGATAGGGCGTCCCACCTCACGCGTAGCGAGGAGGAGGCGATCAGCATGGCGGAAAGGGGGAGGCACGCCCAGCAGCTTGACCCAGACTTCCTCCAGGGACTCAGCAGCGAGAGGATCACCAAGCGGAACAGTGACAATGGCCTTGAGCTTTGTACAGGGCAAGGTAAGGCCGCCCCCACGGATCGCGATACGCAGGCTCTCCTTCGACGGGAAAACCACAGCAAAGTCCGTGGGGCCAAGCTGGCGCACCTGCCAGTCCCAGTTCTCATCCACCAGGTCCTTAAACTCGTCCTCCACCTGTTCTGCAGAAAGTTGCCCGCCCCCAAGGATAACTGTAGCTGAGTTGGAGATTGGCTTCTGGAGCTCTTCATCAGGAACTTCAAGGCAGCAAAAACCTGGGCGCCCACCGCCAAAGCCTGCCCAGAAGGGGGCCAGCGCCTTGGAGACCGCTGCGCACATGGCGGAAAGATGACCCACCTTCTTGCAGTTGACACAGAAGGCTTCATCGACGCAGGCGGCCTGGACGTGTCCTTGCTTGCCGCAGTTGTAGCACGTAATGTGGGCCACGTCTTGGTTGGGCGCCCCAGACCCCCCCGGGCCGGTGGCCTGCCCCGAGAGAGGAGCCTCCCCAGGAGTCCCTTGCGGCTGACGCGGAAGCCTTCTGCCCGCGTTCCGCCCAGAGTCGCGTCCACGAGGgggaggcggcggtggaggaggcgcacgCGATTCCTGTCGTGGCCGTTCCCCCTCGGAACGCCAGGACGAGGAGCTCGCGCGCTCCGCCTCGCGGTCACGCCGACGCCGTTGTTGCCGGCGGTGCTCTTCCTGCTCCCTGTCCAGCCGTTGACGCAGATCTTGGTCGCGGGAGCGGGCGTAGCCCTTGCTGAACTCCTCAAAGGGGCGCTTGCCATGCGAGTTCCTATCCCTCTCCATGGCCACGAGAAGAGGGACACGGGCGCCGGAGACGGGGTCGAGGCGGGAGGACAAGACCTTGGCGGCGGCGAGGTTGCGGCGAACGTCAGATGCGGAAGCAGGGAAGCCAAGTGAAGGGTCTAGGTTATGGGGAGGGAGCCAGATCCACTTAAATACCGGCGGCTGAGGGGTAAAACCATCCCACCTGGGAACCCTAGAGCCTCCCAACCGGTCATCCTCCGAGGGGGCGACGTGGCGCGCATCCAACGAGTCCGACCCAGGGGCACCCGCTGGAACAAGTCCGACCGCACCCAGGACCGGGCCAGACCCAACGACCGAACCCAGAACAGGCCGCACCTGGGCCGAGGAGGCCCCAACCAACGAATGGGCCAGCCCAGCTGGCCCCGCGGCACCCAGCGCCAGCGCGGCAGACGCGGAGGCAAACCCTAGGAGCGGCGGCGTCCCTCTCGCCTCCGGCCGCCCCGGGACCGGCGGCAGCTCCGGCACCCGAGCGCTCCGATGCGGACGACCGGCACCAGAACACCCACGATCGGCAACGGCGAGGTCCCTTCCCCGGGTGCACGACCGAAGCGGCGGGAAGTGTGACGGCGACGCGAGCGGCGAGGCGGCACGGCGAGAGGCTCCTCTCCCGCGAGGAGCCAAGGACGGGCCCCGACGACGCGCCGGCCACCGGATACGGCCAGAACCT
Coding sequences within it:
- the LOC127339175 gene encoding uncharacterized protein; its protein translation is MRALFWNIRGFGRRGRRTLLKEYLRLHRIDLVLLQETIKQDFTDAELTSLEVGEKFFWSWLPANGHSGGMLLGVRDSLFEVGRMDRGQLFLSLSVLHRVSNKKLEVIGIYGPADHARSRGFLDEISGKIARCTLPILMGGDFNLIRAAEDKSNANLNWPLIDLFNNTIASWALREIPRTGARFTWSNHQLNPVRSALDRVFVSASFEAIFPLCSLSAETSLGSDHTPLVFDTGEGFPVRSNRFFFETSWFERQEFIPLVQQSWERLLTKVGGRDIIDWWNFMSSGLRQLLRGWSQNLGRDTKAEKAALLTRIAELDVLADATGLDEDACTSRYHLEEQLLHIYRMEEEHWRQRGRVRWALQGDANTAYFHAVIIKEMKTDTAPGPDGFPVAFFKRFWPQTKHGILHILNDFVLGCIDISRLNFGILSLIPKVPGAEQISQYRPIALINVIFKIISKAYASKLDPIAHRIISPNQTAFIKGRNILDGPLALLEIIHDIRKRKHSGVLLKLDFEKAYDRVNWDFLGEVLRCKGFDAGYIHRILQLVSGGQTVISINGEVGPFFRNKRGVRQGDPLSPLLFNFIGEVLSGILSAAASAGHIHGLVPHLLPGGITHLQYADDTLILIQGSDEDIANLKFLLMCFEDMSGLKINYHKSEVFVLGQRASERNSIANKLNCKLGSFPFIYLGLPISDRKLTLEQWLFLVRKLADKIEPWVGRLLSSGGRLILSNSCLDNLPIFAMGLFLLHDGIHARFDSHRSKFFWEGADPKRKYHLVNWPAVCRPKEVGGLGLLNTTKMNLALLLKWIWRLYQDVDTIWARIIRAKYGDASDLFSGSGHGGSPFWKSLHKIKHLFKVGAKHEVRNGIRTNFRKDWWIGRGPIMDSFPLLFAICDNPDISVANALHHDELHIRFRRSLDQEAVEPKGQGKRKGGAKLDGTRAKGAVRAAQATGGLKK